Proteins from one Plodia interpunctella isolate USDA-ARS_2022_Savannah chromosome 3, ilPloInte3.2, whole genome shotgun sequence genomic window:
- the st gene encoding protein scarlet: MSQGRSDDGVLSARKGTKNVSTKNFSNPSLESYELTLADIVYKENKPSRTKFDSLHPEVEDILGSSQSPRPCTLVWRDLSVHIKLKDEKLKRLVNNVSGIAKPGTLVALMGPSGAGKTTLMSALAHRSPVGTVMEGEIAMNGVPIADFMHQESGYMHQDELFVDNLTVIEHLTIMARLRMDRSTTSLMRKRRVNQLLRQLALYGSRYTRIGGLDGRKTLSGGERKRLAFATELLTDPGLLFCDEPTTGLDSSSAQKLMSLLRASAAQGKTVICTIHQPSSELMALFDKLVLLAEGRVAFAGNASGALSFFESLGYHCPLTYNPTDYFIKVLALTPGSESASRQAIKSICDRFAVSDAAKELDMEIHLEFHLMDHEDENVKRDKMDTFNPPFCFTKIMWLVYRYSLIIIRDPRVQFIRILQKLAIALTAGLCFLGTAHLTQSGVQDVQGALFIIIAENTFSPMYSVLHMFPEEFPLFHRELKAGLYSTPVYYTARMLALFPGLVVEPTLFTLVVYFIAGLRTTFYACGLTVFLSILVLNVAIACGSFFSCAFGSMPVAIAYLVPFDYALMMTSGLFVRLSSIPKYISWIRHLSWLMYSNEAMSILQWDGVQNITCMETSPGIPCLSNGDEVLNRYDFESDRLWTDVIALFVLYLAFHLLALLALRHRTRRK, encoded by the exons ATGAGTCAAGGCAGAAGTGACGATGGGGTTTTATCCGCAAGAAAAGGCACAAAAAATGTGTCAACAAAGAACTTTTCCAACCCTTCTTTAGAGAGTTAC GAGCTGACATTAGCAGATATAGtgtacaaagaaaataaacccAGTCGAACCAAATTTGATTCCCTGCATCCCGAAGTGGAAGACATCCTCGGCTCCAGCCAGTCACCGCGCCCGTGCACATTGGTGTGGAGGGACCTTAGTGTgcacattaaattaaaagacgAGAAGTTGAAGCGACTAGTTAATAATG TTAGTGGTATTGCAAAACCCGGGACGCTGGTCGCCCTCATGGGACCAag cggAGCCGGTAAAACTACGCTGATGTCAGCCTTGGCACATCGGAGCCCTG TGGGCACAGTGATGGAAGGCGAGATAGCCATGAACGGAGTGCCAATAGCAGACTTCATGCATCAAGAAAGCGGGTACATGCACCAGGATGAGCTGTTCGTCGACAACCTGACGGTGATAGAGCACCTCACTATCATG gCCCGTCTCCGAATGGACCGTTCTACTACGTCCCTGATGCGCAAGCGACGGGTGAACCAGCTCCTTCGTCAACTAGCGTTGTATGGATCCAGGTATACTCGAATCGGAGGGCTCGACGGCCGCAAGACGCTTTCTGGAGGGGAGAGAAAACGACTGGCGTTTGCTACTGAG CTCTTAACAGACCCAGGCCTCCTCTTCTGCGACGAGCCCACCACCGGTCTAGACTCATCATCAGCTCAGAAGTTGATGTCCTTGCTCCGAGCCAGCGCAGCGCAGGGCAAGACGGTCATCTGCACCATCCATCAACCATCATCGGAGTTGATGGCGCTATTCGACAAGCTGGTGCTACTGGCCGAAGGCAGAGTAGCATTTGCTGGGAATGCGTCCGGAGCCCTTAGCTTTTTTGAAAG CCTAGGCTACCACTGCCCTTTGACGTACAACCCTACGGATTACTTCATCAAAGTGTTAGCCTTGACCCCAGGGTCGGAGTCAGCCTCGCGACAGGCCATCAAGAGCATCTGCGACCGGTTTGCCGTCAGCGATGCTGCCAAGGAACTCGACATGGAGATACATTTGGAGTTCCACCTGATGGACCATGAAGACGAG aacGTGAAACGAGACAAGATGGACACTTTCAACCCACCGTTTTGCTTCACCAAGATCATGTGGCTGGTGTACCGATACTCCCTGATCATCATCAGGGATCCTCGCGTGCAGTTCATAAGGATCCTGCAGAAATTG GCTATAGCTCTAACTGCCGGGCTCTGCTTCCTGGGCACGGCGCACCTCACGCAGTCAGGAGTGCAGGACGTCCAGGGGGCGCTGTTTATCATCATAGCCGAGAACACCTTCAGCCCCATGTACTCGGTCCTCCACATGTTCCCGGAGGAATTCCCACTCTTCCACCGGGAGTTGAAGGCGGGGCTGTATTCTACACCAGTTTATTACACTGCCAGGATGTTAGCTTTG tTCCCGGGGCTAGTGGTGGAGCCCACACTGTTCACCCTCGTGGTTTACTTCATTGCTGGTCTCCGGACAACGTTCTATGCCTGTGGACTCACTGTCTTCCTTTCTATTTTGGTGCTCAACGTTGCTATTGCTTGCG GTTCATTCTTCTCATGCGCTTTCGGGTCCATGCCTGTAGCCATCGCCTACCTCGTGCCATTTGACTACGCTCTCATGATGACGTCTGGCCTTTTCGTTAGATTAAG ttcaaTACCGAAATACATATCCTGGATCCGCCATTTGTCTTGGCTGATGTATTCCAACGAAGCCATGAGCATACTCCAGTGGGACGGAGTCCAGAATATCA CATGTATGGAGACTTCACCAGGGATACCTTGCCTTAGCAATGGAGATGAGGTCCTGAACAG GTACGACTTCGAAAGCGACCGTCTCTGGACTGACGTCATAGCCCTCTTCGTTCTATACCTTGCTTTCCACCTCCTAGCGTTACTCGCACTTCGCCACAGGACCAGGAGAAAATAA